The following DNA comes from Treponema sp. J25.
AGGACCGTATAATGGGAATAGGGAAAGATCAGGAAGTAAAAAGAGCTTTTGAAGAGGGGCATGGCGCCAACTACTTACTAAAGAAGCGAGAGGCCATTCAAATTCGGGATCCCTTTGTTCTGCCGGTACAGAAACAGGGGAGATATTATCTTTTTGGCACCACTGACTCTGACTGTTGGCGAGGACCCGGCATTGGTTTTGATTGTTATCGAGGAACTGACCTGGAACACTGGGAAGGCCCTATTCCTGCCTTTCGGCCTTCCCCGGACTTTTGGGGCAAGGAAAATTTTTGGGCCCCCGAAGTCCATGAATGGCAGGGGGCCTTTTATATGTTTGCCAGTTTTAAAGCGCCGGGATATTGCCGGGCCACCCAGGTGCTCCGTTCTGATACTCCCGAAGGTCCCTACTATATTCATTCCCCCAGGCCCCTTACTCCAGAAACCTGGGAGTGCCTTGACGGAACTTTGTATATAGATAATGCGGGTACGCCCTGGCTTGTTTTTTGCCATGAATGGGTACAAACGGTGGATGGGGAAATTTGGGCCCTCCGCTTACGGCCGGACCTGCGGGAGCCCGTAGGAGAACCGGTATTACTTTTCCGGGGCTCTGAGGCTCCCTGGACAAGACCCCATAGGCGAAAGGATGGTTCGATAAATCCTCAAAGTCGCGTAACCGATGGGCCTTTCCTGTATACCCTGTCTACGGGAGAGCTGGTCATGCTGTGGTCCAGTTTTAGCGATACCGGCTATGCGATGGGCTGTGCCTATTCATGTAAGGGCATTTTTGGCCCCTGGATTCATGAATCGGCCCCCCTCATCAATGTTGATGGGGGGCATGGGATGCTCTTTCGATCTTTCCAAGGTGGCCTGTATCTTACCTTTCATAGCCCTAATAAGACGCCGGAAGAACGATTTTGCTATGTGCCGGTCCTGGAAAAGAACGGAAAACTGCAGCTTATGGAGGCCCGCTAATGGGTTCTGCCATTGATCGCAAAGCCCTGGTCCGGCGGCATTGTCCTTCCTTGCATCGGTATGATCCATGGGCCCCTCTTTCAATAGGGAATGGTGAGTTTGCCTTTACAGCGGATGTTACGGGGCTCCAGAATTTTTTACCTCCCCCTGGAGCAGGTATTCCTCTGTGTACGATGGCTCAGTGGGGCTGGCATAGCTATCCGGAAAGCGAAGGGCTTCAAGAATATCAATTAAGAAAACAGTACTTTGAAATTCCTTGCCAGCCGGCGGCGGGCCAGAAAAGGGATCGCCGTTCAGTAGGATACATGACGGACCCGACGGGACAAGACCCGCTTTTTACGAGCCTTCGGATTAATCCTCATCGATTTAATCTCGCGCGGTTTTCCTTTGTGGTTAGGGATACGGAGGGTTCCCCCTGGCGTTCCCTTTTGATGGATGATGTGGGGGAGCCCCGTCAATATGGAGATCTCTGGGAAGGTATAGTGTATAGTTCCTTTACTCTTAAAGGAAATCCTGTAGGGATAGAAGGGACAGTTGCTCCCGATGCGGATATCCTGGCCTTCCGGCTCTGTTCCCCTCTTTTAGAAAAGGGGTTGCTTGGTATCCAAATAAGTTTCCCCTATGCATCCCACGAAGAAAGCGCCTCTGACTGGAAAAGTCCCGAGAAACATGAGACCCGCCTAGTACAAAAGAGTACACCCTTCGGTGCCTATTGGTCCTTTGTTCGTATCCTGGATGCCACCGTCTATTTTGTTCAGGTTCAAGCAAGCCCTGGTGTTTCTCTTACTCCACGGGGGGCTTCAGAACCCCATGCTTTTTGGATTACCGCAGATAGGCCGGAACTAGAGGTGGCCTTCTGGTTCCTGCCACACCTGGTAGATGATCAGAAATTCTGGGCGGCGAAACTTTTTACCGGTGAGTTCCGGGTGCTTTGGCACGAAATTTCCTCCCGTTCTCAACGTTATTGGGAATCCTTTTGGGGCCAGGGAGGTATAGTCGATTTTTCCGACAGTACCGATCCTCGGGCGGCAGAATTAGAGCGGCGGGTGGTGCTTTCCCAGTATCTTACGGCTATTCAGTGCGCCGGGAGCCTCCCCCCTCAGGAGACGGGACTTACCTGTAATTCCTGGTATGGAAAATTTCACCTGGAAATGCATTACTGGCATGCTGCTCACTTTATCCAATGGGGACGGCCAGAACTTTTTGAACGGAGTTTCCTCTGGTACAAAAGAATTTTGCCCCGGGCCAAGGAACGAGCAGCGAGTCAGGGGTATCGGGGTGCTCGATGGCCCAAGATGACCGAGCCTGCTGGAAGCGATGCCCCTTCTCCCATTGGGCCACTGCTTTGCTGGCAGGAACCCCATCCTATCATGTATGGGGAGTTGCTTTCCCGGCGGCAAGGACTTCCGGCGGTCCTTGCCACATATGGGGAGCTTTTTTGGGAAACCGCCGAATTTATGGCCGATTTTCTTCAGTGGGATGAAAAGCTCCAGCGTTTCTGCCTTGGTCCGCCCCTGATCCCCGTCCAGGAGTGCCATGATCCCCGCAGGGTGTTGAATCCAACTTTTGAAATTGAATATTGGTACTGGGCTCTGCAAAAGGCGATAGAATGGTATGAAGGAGCGTCATCGGCCTTGTCAGCTCCTTCCCCAGAGTATAGCCTGGAAAAATGGAAGGATGTGGTAAAGGCTCTTGCAAAGCCCCCTAGTGGAATAGCACAGACCTCGGGTCTTGTGGTCTATTTTGCTCACGAAAATTGCCCCGAGACCTTCCCCATGGTAACCAAAGATCATCCTTCGATGCTTCTTGCCCTGGGTATGTTGCCGGGACGTCGTATCGAAGCTCACATCATGGTTAATACGTTGGAGGAAGTGCTGAAATCCTGGGACTTTTCTTCCTGTTGGGGGTGGGATTTCCCCGCTCTGGCTATGACGGCTGCCCGGCTGGAAAGAAGAGATGATGCGGTGAATATCCTCCTTATGGAGAGCCCCAAAAACACTTACCTCCCTAATGGCCATAATGTGCAGTGGAAAAATGAAGGAGCCCCGGGTGGAATGACTCGTTCCTCATCTTCCCGACGCATCGCCACCCCAGGGCTTACCACTTCTAGAAAGGCGGGAGAAAAAACAGAAACGCCGTCGGTATGGAGTGGTGGACTTCCTGTTTACTTACCGGGTAACGGCGCCCTTCTTCTTGCGGTGGGTATGATGGCGGCAGGCTGGGATGGGGCCCCTTCCCATTCGGCGCCAGGATTCCCCAACGATGGAAGGTGGCATCTTCGCTGGGAAGGGCTTATCCCCCTACCGGAATAGGCGGGGCCCCGGGTTTTGAGTCGGGGACCCTCCAATGGGCCCCCCACATGCTCATGGGAGAGTGTCTAAGGATTACATCAGGACCCCCTATTGTGAGAGGCCCCGACGATCCCCGGTTACCGGCCCATCTATTTTATTTATTGATAAGGCGAATAATCAGGTCGTAGATTTGTTTTCCCCCTTCGGTGGTATTTATTTGGTTAAAGGCAACCTTCTGATAAATGAGGTAGAGGGTACTGTTAAATTCCGTATCATTGGGGAGATTGGGTTTCTGCTTCGAAGAGTGGGCGGCGGCAATACTCATATATTTGATAACCTTTTGATCGTTGATGTCGGTGAACCCCGCGGCCCGGGCTTTTGAGGAAGCAGGGAAGCCCCGGTTGCTTCCCAGAATACGGGCTGCATCAGGATCGTTTACCAGGAAATTGATGAATCGAACTGCCCATTCAGGGTTACGGGATGCCAGGTTCACCGTATAGAATTGGCTGGGTTGTTGCCAGAGGGCCTTTGTTTCTGCTGCCCCCGGTGGTTCCATTAAATCGAGCTCATCCTTGGTAGCAGCCTGATACCCGCCGAGTTGGTTAGACCACAAAAAACCAATGGCCACTTTACCTGCAATAATAGCCGAGGTGTCCGCATTGGATTCCGCAAAACTGGCTGCCACGTCGGGGGGAGGGACAAGTCCGTTGTCCCGAAGATCTTTGAAAAAGTCCAGGTATTCTTTGGCAAGATCCGCCGTCACGGCGGTAGAATTGGTTTCTGCAATATACAGGGGGCGTTGTTTATAGCTTAACCAGTAGCCAAAGAAGGTGGAGTTGGATGCCATGGAACCGATATCCATCATCGGATAAATTCCTGCAGGAAGTTTCGACTTCAGGGTTACAAGGTACTCCCGGAATTCCTTGAAAGACATGGTTGTTTTGGGAAGGGGAGCCCCAATCCGCTGAATAAGGGATTTGTTGTACACTAAGGCGGGCATGTTGACCCCCGTCGAAATACCGTACAGTTTGCCGTTGAAAGTTCCTGATTCAATGGCGGTGGGGTCTAGGGATGCCACATCCAGAATCTTACCTGCATAGGGATCGAGGGGCAACAAAACCCCTCGCTTTACGTAGTCATTGATGTTTCCCCCCATTTGGATGATGTCCGGCCCGCTTCCACCGGCAAGCTGGGTATCCACCTTATTGAAGTGATCCCCCGTTCCTCCAGAAACTTCGGGGTTTATCTTAACCCCCGGATTCCGGGCCTGAAACAGATCGATCGCCTTCTGGCTTATTTCGATCCGGACCCCGCTTCCCCAATACGCCCAGCGAATGATCACCGGTTCACTTCCCTTTTTATCCTGTCCTGTGGGAGGGGTACCCTGTTGAGACCCCGAGGCCATAGCCATGGTGGCAGCCACAAGGGCGAACAAAAACACCAGAGCCTTCTTCATACAAACCTCCTTAATTAGGTATATGACTATTGAGGAAACTCCCCATGAGTTACCCCTTTAATCCTGTGGTGGTAATCCCCTGGATAAAATATTTTTGTAAGGAAAAGAAGAGCACAAAGCAGGGGACAAGAGATAATACCGACATGGCAAACATGGGCCCCCAGGAAGAGATTCCAGAAGCATCGAGAAAGAGTCGGAGCCCCATCGGAACCGTGTATTTCTGAGGAGAATTAAGGTACAGAAGGTGATTAAAGAAATCATCCCAGGTCCAGAGGAACGTGAATAGCATGGTGGTGATAAGGGCAGGCACCGTAAGGGGCATAATAATCCTCAGGTAAATACTGAATTTCCCGCACCCATCGATTACTGCCGATTCATCGAGGTCCTTGGGGATGGTTCGCACAAACTGTACTAAAAGGAAAATAAAGAATGCATCGGTTGCGAAAAGACGAGGAACCACCAGGGGTAAGATGGTGTCTACCCATCCCAGGGTGCGGAAGATAACGTACCGGGGAATGGTTGTTACATGGGAAGGAAGCATCAGGGTGAGCATCATGAGGGCAAACCAGAAATCCCGGCCAGGGAATTTAAGACGCCCAAAGGCAAAGGCGGTTAATGAACAGAAGACGAGATTTGCCACAACGCAGAGAAAACTGATGAGAAAGGAATTTTTAAAAAAGGTTCCAAAGTTTACAATGCCGATGCCTTTCCATCCTTCTATATAATTTTGAAAGGTGATTGTTTTAGGGAAGAGGGATGGGGCTGTAAAAATAATACTTGTTTCTTTAAAGGATGCTGAAATAAGCCACGCTACGGGGTACAGCATCCCCATACCAATGGTGATAATAAAAAAGTGGGTGACGATTTTCTGTACCAATTCAATGTCCCGTCGTCTCATCCTTTTCATTTTCATTCGCCGCTCCCATAGGTTACTAAGGAACCTGAAATTTTAAATGCCAGGGCCGTGAGGGCCGCAATAATAACTAAAAGAAACCATGCCATGGCGGAGGCGTACCCCATTTCTGCAAAGGCAAAACCCTTAAGGTAAAGGTACAAACTATAGAACATGGTGGAATCCAAAGGTCCCCCGCTTCCTCCGGAAATAATGAAGGCCTGCGTAAACACCTGAAAGGCGCTAATCATCTGCATCACAAAATTAAAAAAGATGATTGGGGAAAGCCCTGGAAGGGTAATGGCGAAGAACTGGCGAATCTTTCCTGCCCCATCGACGCTGGAAGCCTCGTAGTATTCTTGGGGAATCTGTTTAAGCCCCGCAAGGAAGATAATCATAGGGGACCCAAACTGCCACACCGCTAGTGCTACCAGGGTATACAGGGCATATCGGGGGTCCGAGATCCAGGACGGAGGGTTGGGTACTCCAAAAAAAGTGCGCAGGAGAAGGTTTACGAGCCCATCGGCAGAAAAAATCCGTCGCCACAAAACCGCTATAGCTACTGAGCCTCCGAGAAGTGTAGGAATGTAATACAAGGTTCGGTAAAAAGGAATAAACCGTAGTTTCTGATTCATCAACATGGCTACTGCCAGCGCAAAAAGAAGCTTTAAGGGAACCGAGAGAAACACATAACGAAAAGTTACCCACAGGGAATTCAAAAACCGCTCATCCCGGGGAAATTGGGCATTCCCCGTAAACATGATGAGGTAATTCCGTAGTCCTACCCATCGAGGGCTCTGGAGCACGTTAAAATTAGTAAATGATAAATACAACGAATACCCCATGGGATAGAGCGTTAGAAAGAAAAAACCGGCTAGCCAGGGAAGAAGAAAAGTATAGGAAGAGAAAACATCTTTAAAGAAGTGGATTGAACGGTGTTTCATGAACCTTTGTACTCCTCTTGGATAACATTGATGCAAAGGTGTCTTTTAAAATCATAGGGGGATAGCGGTATTTTGAGGAGAATTCATTTTTTATGATTTGAGGACAGGTTTTAAGAAGAGGGAAACACCTGCTTTGTAATATACAGCTCGGGGATAAAAACCCCGAGCCGTTTGGTGTTGGGACCGAAGAATTATTTAAAAAGCTGGATAAGCTTCATGAGGTTAAAGTCTGTAAAAATGTTTACCATGATAAGGCTTACCACGGCCATGATTTTGATAAGGATGTCCAGGGATGGACCTACCGTATCTTTGAGGGGGTCGCCCACGGTGTCCCCAATGACGGCCGCCGCATGGGCATCCGAGCCTTTACCTCCGTGATGGCCCTTTTCGATGTACTTTTTCCCATTATCCCAGGCTCCCCCCGCATTCGCAGTGTACAGGGCGAGCATGATTGCAGAAAGGGTTGTCCCAATCAGAAGCCCCCCTACAAAATCGGGGCCAAAGATAAAGCCCGTTACAATCGGAGTAAGGACCGAGATAAGGGCGGGTTTTCGCATTTCACTCAAAGCGCCGGCGGAAGAAATTTCGATGCATTGCCGATAGTTCGGCTTTGCTTCGCCGGTAAGGATCCTGGGATTTTCCTTGAATTGGCGGCGAATTTCCTGAACCATGTTCCGGGCTGCTTTGGCAACGGCATCGATCAAAATACCAGAGAAGAGGTAGGGAAGGGCGGCCCCTACCATGGCCCCTGCGAGGGTCATGGCATTAATCATATTGAGAATCAGTTGGAACCCCTTGGTGCTTTCTGGTCCTGCCTGGGTATACAAATAGGAAGCAAAGAGCGAAAGGGCTGCGAAAGCGGCAGACCCAATAGCAAAACCTTTTCCAATAGCCGCGGTGGTATTCCCTACCGAGTCCAGATGGTCGGTGATATCTCGCACATCCTCGTCTAGCTTTGCCATTTGGCTAATACCACCGGCGTTGTCCGCAATAGGCCCATAGGTGTCTACCGAGACGGTCGTTGCCACGAAGCTGAGCATCCCTACCGCGGCCATAGCTACTCCGTAAAGGCCTGCCAGGAGCGTAGCCCCAATGGTGGCCAGGCCAAGAATGATAACGGGAATGAAAACGGATCGCATTCCCAGGGCCATGCCACTGGTTATGGTAAGGGCAGGCCCTTCCTGGGAGGCCGCAGAAATCTGTTGAGTAGGTTTGTAATCAAAACTGGTGTAGTATTCCGCAAAAAATCCTATCGCTATACCACTGAGGATTCCCAGCACTGCCGCAAACCAGGGGGAAAGGCTTCCCAAAGAAAATCCAAGACCTGTCATATTCTGGTTTGAGAATAGAAACCAGGTGAGAAACCCCGTCCCTAGTATGGTAAGAAAAGCGGAAGTCCAGGTAACCCGATTCAGTTCCCGATGAGGATGATTCCCTGTTTTCCGAAGTACCAAATAAAGAATCCCCATGATACAAGAAAGAATACCTACCGCCGCAAAGAAGAGGGGATAGGTAATAAGCAGTCGGGTAAGTTCAAAAGAAATAGGGGTGGCGGTGTGCATATTGGTGTAATACAGATATCCGGTAAGCACAATAACCGAAATAAGGGACCCCACGTAGCTTTCCAGGAGATCCGCCCCTAAACCGGCCACATCTCCCACATTATCCCCCACATTATCCGCAATGGTAGCGGGGTTTCGGGGGTCGTCTTCCGGGATACGGGTTCTGTTTTACCTACGAGATCGGCTCCCATATCGGCGGCTTTGGTATAGATACCGCCTCCAACCCTATCGAACATTGCAATGATGGAACACCCCAGGGCATACCCTGAAACGGTCATAGTGAAGGGTATAAAATTGATGCCGAGCCAGTTGGTTATAACCACCATGCCATCCTGTGAAATTTGCCCCAGAAGTTCTCCAAATACAACATACACTATACCAAGTCCCAGGAGGGCAAAACCTCCCACGGAGAGCCCCATGACGCTCCCTCCCTGGAAGGCCACCTTGAGGGTTTTCCCCATGTTTCTGGTTTCCCGGGCGGTATTGGCAACCCGTACGTTGGCAAGGGTGGCAATTTTCATTCCTATCCAACCGGCGGACCCACTCATAAGGGCTCCGAGAAGAAAGGCTACGCCGGTGTACCAGGACACCAGTATTCCCAGAATTACCGCTATAAAAATAGCGATAGAACCGATAACTTTGTATTCATGGCGAATAAAGGCATCAGCCCCTTCCTGAATAGCCCCCGCTATCTCTTGCATAAGGGCCGTTCCTGCTTCTTTTCGCTTGACCGCATAGTAATTGGTAGCGGCCAATGCAAAGGCTCCTACTACTGCAAGTACCACGATTCCACCCATAGGGCGCTCCTTATAATTAAAGTAGTATAAGGGTAGATACTCCTTATTTTACCTATTTCATAATATATTTTTATTATTTTAGACAATCATAGTAACAGAAAGAGACTTTTTGTCATCCTTCGATAGGGAATTCTTATTTTTTGATTATATATAGAATTCCCTAGAAAAACGAGAAAAATGCTTATCTCTCTTAGGGCAAATTTCGAATTCGGATTTCGATATTTTTCTCCTGGGCTAAAAGAGGAACCAGTTCCTGAGGATTGGTGGAGGAATAGTGATAGGGATACAGTATTTTGGGCTTAATTTTTCTCGCCGCAGAAGCCACTTGCTGGGGGGTCATGGTGTAGGGTTGATTCATGGGAAGGAAGGCCACATCGATGGGGCCCAGGGATGCCATTTCAGGGATGTCTTCCGTATCTCCCGCTACATAGATGCGGAAAGAACCAAAGGAAAGAATGTATCCATTGTCCTTCCGTTCTTTAGGGTGATACATTTCTCTTCCCGGTGTAGTGTTATAAGCGGGGACCGCTGAAATCGAAAGGGACCCATGGGTAAGGGTCTGAAAATGCTGGAGCACCTCTCCCTGTCCGATTTTATCCCGTACGGCCTGGGTGGTGATGAGTCGAGTGGTAGGACCAGAAAGCATCTGAATAGCCTTCATGTCGAGATGGTCAGCGTGTTCGTGGGTGATAAGGATAATGTCCGCTTTTTCCCATTTCGAATAATCCGTGTATCGAGTCTGGGGATCGATATGAATTTTGAGGTTTCCCACCTGTAGCGCCAGGGTGGCGTGTCCAACAGAAATAAGCTGTACCTTTCCTACCGGCGTGGCAAATTCATCCCGTTCCAGGGTACCTGCCCCTTCCATGGCAAAAACACCTCCCGCGCCTATGATACATAAAAGCAACGATATAGCAAAAAAAATCTGGGTATGTTTCTTATTCATACGTACAATATACTACATAATTGGTCAGGATAAAAGATAAAAATTGATTATCGATGGATGAAATTACTATGAGGGATTCAGAATTATTTCATTAAGTACGGAGCTTGGTATAATTATTGCTGAATATTTTTTATGGACATTGCAATTATTAAGAATACCCTCCGGGAGGGTCCAGGTTTATTTGAGTCGGAATTGGCAGCTTACGGGCTGTCATATGGTGTTTTTGATCTTGATGCGGGGGACCCCTTGCCAGAGCAAGGAACCTTTCGGGGCCTTGTGGTGTTAGGGGGACCGGATAGTGCCAATGACAAAACCCCCAAGATTCTGAATGAGTTGCAGTTTATCCGGGAAACCCTTTCTCAGGGCATCCCCTACATTGGGGTTTGTCTGGGCCTTCAGCTTATGGTGAAGGCCTTAGGAGGCAGGGTGGTGCGTTCTTCCTACAAAGAAGTAGGATTTCGGGGCCCCGATGGGGATTTCTTCCAGGTGGCCCTCACTGAAGCGGGCCGGGATGTCCCTCTATTACGAGATTTTCCTGCGGTTTTCCCCGTGCTGCAACTGCATGGTGAAATGGTCTCGTTTGAAGAAGATTTTCTTCTTCTGGGAACGGGGCACTGGTGTTATCCTCAGATTGTGGGATATAAAACCCATGCCATCGGTTTTCAAGGGCATCTTGAGGTAACCCCTGATATGTTTGAATATCTTATTCAAGAGGATGAGGACTTAAGAGCCCTGGATAAAGGGGCACTCAGAAAAGATTACCTCTGTATTCAAGATGAATACCTTACGGTAGGACGGCTCCTGGTGGCCAATTTTATTAAACTCGTTACAGGGTAATCCCTTTTTTGAGGATTGGGGAAAGCACAAAGTTTTCTGTGTCTCCGTAAAAAACGCGTGGGGGGAGCGCCTGATCGCCTGAGCCGTGGGCTCTGGGTAGTGGGCCGGGCTGGAAGCCCGGCCGGGGAGGGGCTGTGGAAGCGGCGAAGGAAGCAGGCGCGAGGGGGGAGCCGCGGCGGCCAAAGCGGCGGCATGCGGGCTGAGCCGAAAGGGGAGCGGTACGGTGCTCCCCCTCGGGATAAGGTATATCTTGTTTTTTACCTGAAAGTGAAAATTAGGAAGGTTTTTACCTTTCGGTAAATATATCAAAGTAATGTCCGGCTCTGATTCTGTTCTTCTGTCTAATGCTATGTTATTGTAAATAATAGAAATATTTTTTCTTTAGAAGTTTTTCTCTTTTCTGCATAACACTGGCATAGGTCCTGCAATATACCTGGTGAGGTGTTTTTCCCAGTTAGGGGGGCGCCTTGCAGGGTATGTCCTATCTGCGGAGATTTCCCATGGAAGCTAGTGGGGCTGGTGTACCGGAGATAGGGGGTAACGCCTGCATCATAGTCTCTTCAGAGAGGTCGTTATGAGAAAGATTGCTATTTACGGTAAGGGGGGTATCGGGAAATCCACTACTACCCAGAACACCGTGGCGGGGCTTGCTGAGATGGGAATGAAAGTAATGGTCGTAGGGTGCGATCCCAAGGCCGACTCAACCCGTTTGCTGTTAGGAGGATTGTCTCAGAACACGGTTCTGGAAACGCTTCGAGAGGAGGGGACCGAGGTGGAACTGGATGACATTCTTAAGCCGGGTTTTAAGGATTGTCTCTGTGTTGAATCGGGCGGTCCTGAACCGGGGGTTGGTTGTGCAGGCCGGGGGATCATTACCTCGATTAACCTGCTTGAACAACTCGGAGCCTATTCAGAACAGCAGGGCCTGGATTATGTCTTTTATGATGTTCTGGGGGACGTTGTATGCGGTGGTTTTGCCATGCCAATTCGGGAAGGAAAGGCCCAGGAAATTTATATCGTGGTTTCCGGGGAAATGATGGCCATGTATGCGGCCAATAATATTTGCAAGGGAATCGTGAAGTTTGCCGAAGCGGGAAACGTCCGCCTGGGAGGTCTTATCTGTAATAGCCGGAAGGTGGATAACGAGCAGAAGATGATCGAAGCCTTCGCGGAACGGCTGGGGACCCAGATGATCCACTTCGTTCCCCGGGACAATGTGGTCCAGCGGGCAGAGATAAACCGGAAGACGGTTATCGATTTTGACCCTTCTCACCCGCAGGCCGATGAATATCGTACCCTGGCTCGAAAGATCCATGAGAACACTAAATTTGTGATCCCAAAGCCCCTTTCGACGCAGGAGTTAGAAAATCTCTTAATGGAATACGGATTCTTTAATTGAAGGAATTGAAAGAAAGGCAGGAAGAAGGGCTTTCTGGCTTGCCTGGAAGAAGGGAACGCCAAAAGAAGACAGAGGTATGGGGAATCGCAGAGCGTAGCAGCACGGGAGGCCCCCTACCCGACAAAACAAGGAGTGTATCATGGTAATGATTCGAGCGATTATTCGACCGGAAAAGACGGACGCCGTATTGGAAGCTCTCATGGAAGCGGGGTTCCCCGCAGTGACTAAAACCAACGTGGTGGGGCGGGGAAAACAACGGGGTATCAAGATTGGAGAAGTGGTATATGACGAACTTCCCAAAGAAATGATTTTTACGGTGGTGAAAGAGCAGGATAAGGACTACGTCATAAAGACTATTATGCAGGCTGCCCGTACCGGCGATCGGGGAAGTTATGGGGATGGGAAAATTTTTGTAAGCCCCGTGGAAGAGGTGTATACCATCAGTTCGGGCATCAAAGAGACCACAGAGAAACTGGAGGAGGTAGCCCTGTGAAGGAAGTACTCGCCATTATTCGGATGAATATGATGAACAAAACCAAACAGGCCCTGTCGGATGCGGGGATTTCCAGTTTTACCGCCCGGGAATGTGTTGGTCGTGGAAAGGGGATAGTTGATTATTCCATCCTTAAAGGGGCAGAGAAGGGCTACGACGAAGCTATATCGCAGTTAGGGATGAGCCATCCCCTTGTTCCCAAGCGGTGGCTCAGCATTGTGGTTCCCGACAAGCTGGTGCGTAAAACGGTGGAAACCATCATTAAGATAAATCAAACGGGAAAGGCCGGGGATGGGAAAATTTTTATTCTTCCTGTCATGGAGGCCTATCGAATCCGTACCGCTGAACAGGGAGACCAGGTGCTGGATGAGGCATAGGAGGCTTTCTCCTATGGAAGCTCTATAAATGGAGACATGAAGACAAGGGAGCGTAGAACATGAAAACCGAAATGTCTCGCGAAGACATTATAGTGGAAGAGGGGCCTGTGGTGGTATCTCAGGAAGCAGGGAAAGTATCGGACCCAGCGGGGGTATCCAAGAAGTCACCCGTGCTACAAAAGGACCTGCTTCTCGAAAAATATCCCACCAAGGTGGCCCGGAAACGGGACCGGCATGTGGTGGTGAACCGGCTGCATCCCGATGGAACGGTGCCGGAGATTGTGGCGAATGAACGGACCGCACCGGGGGTTATCACTCAGCGGGGGTGTACCTATGCCGGGTGTAAAGGGGTCGTTATTGGCC
Coding sequences within:
- a CDS encoding sodium-translocating pyrophosphatase, translated to MGDNVGDVAGLGADLLESYVGSLISVIVLTGYLYYTNMHTATPISFELTRLLITYPLFFAAVGILSCIMGILYLVLRKTGNHPHRELNRVTWTSAFLTILGTGFLTWFLFSNQNMTGLGFSLGSLSPWFAAVLGILSGIAIGFFAEYYTSFDYKPTQQISAASQEGPALTITSGMALGMRSVFIPVIILGLATIGATLLAGLYGVAMAAVGMLSFVATTVSVDTYGPIADNAGGISQMAKLDEDVRDITDHLDSVGNTTAAIGKGFAIGSAAFAALSLFASYLYTQAGPESTKGFQLILNMINAMTLAGAMVGAALPYLFSGILIDAVAKAARNMVQEIRRQFKENPRILTGEAKPNYRQCIEISSAGALSEMRKPALISVLTPIVTGFIFGPDFVGGLLIGTTLSAIMLALYTANAGGAWDNGKKYIEKGHHGGKGSDAHAAAVIGDTVGDPLKDTVGPSLDILIKIMAVVSLIMVNIFTDFNLMKLIQLFK
- a CDS encoding sodium/proton-translocating pyrophosphatase; the protein is MGGIVVLAVVGAFALAATNYYAVKRKEAGTALMQEIAGAIQEGADAFIRHEYKVIGSIAIFIAVILGILVSWYTGVAFLLGALMSGSAGWIGMKIATLANVRVANTARETRNMGKTLKVAFQGGSVMGLSVGGFALLGLGIVYVVFGELLGQISQDGMVVITNWLGINFIPFTMTVSGYALGCSIIAMFDRVGGGIYTKAADMGADLVGKTEPVSRKTTPETPLPLRIMWGIMWEMWPV
- a CDS encoding MBL fold metallo-hydrolase — encoded protein: MNKKHTQIFFAISLLLCIIGAGGVFAMEGAGTLERDEFATPVGKVQLISVGHATLALQVGNLKIHIDPQTRYTDYSKWEKADIILITHEHADHLDMKAIQMLSGPTTRLITTQAVRDKIGQGEVLQHFQTLTHGSLSISAVPAYNTTPGREMYHPKERKDNGYILSFGSFRIYVAGDTEDIPEMASLGPIDVAFLPMNQPYTMTPQQVASAARKIKPKILYPYHYSSTNPQELVPLLAQEKNIEIRIRNLP
- a CDS encoding type 1 glutamine amidotransferase, whose translation is MDIAIIKNTLREGPGLFESELAAYGLSYGVFDLDAGDPLPEQGTFRGLVVLGGPDSANDKTPKILNELQFIRETLSQGIPYIGVCLGLQLMVKALGGRVVRSSYKEVGFRGPDGDFFQVALTEAGRDVPLLRDFPAVFPVLQLHGEMVSFEEDFLLLGTGHWCYPQIVGYKTHAIGFQGHLEVTPDMFEYLIQEDEDLRALDKGALRKDYLCIQDEYLTVGRLLVANFIKLVTG
- the nifH gene encoding nitrogenase iron protein, encoding MRKIAIYGKGGIGKSTTTQNTVAGLAEMGMKVMVVGCDPKADSTRLLLGGLSQNTVLETLREEGTEVELDDILKPGFKDCLCVESGGPEPGVGCAGRGIITSINLLEQLGAYSEQQGLDYVFYDVLGDVVCGGFAMPIREGKAQEIYIVVSGEMMAMYAANNICKGIVKFAEAGNVRLGGLICNSRKVDNEQKMIEAFAERLGTQMIHFVPRDNVVQRAEINRKTVIDFDPSHPQADEYRTLARKIHENTKFVIPKPLSTQELENLLMEYGFFN
- a CDS encoding P-II family nitrogen regulator, coding for MVMIRAIIRPEKTDAVLEALMEAGFPAVTKTNVVGRGKQRGIKIGEVVYDELPKEMIFTVVKEQDKDYVIKTIMQAARTGDRGSYGDGKIFVSPVEEVYTISSGIKETTEKLEEVAL
- a CDS encoding P-II family nitrogen regulator, whose amino-acid sequence is MKEVLAIIRMNMMNKTKQALSDAGISSFTARECVGRGKGIVDYSILKGAEKGYDEAISQLGMSHPLVPKRWLSIVVPDKLVRKTVETIIKINQTGKAGDGKIFILPVMEAYRIRTAEQGDQVLDEA